Below is a genomic region from Kribbella qitaiheensis.
CTGTTCTGTAGTTAGTTGTTGTTGCCGTTCGGGGAAGGGGTGGAGGCGCCTGCACCGGAGCCGGCTGCTGTGCCGCCGACGGCTACGGGGAGTTCGCCGGTGACCAGGTAGACGACTCGGCGGGCCATCGAGACGGCGTGGTCGGCGATGCGCTCGTAGTACCGGCCGAGGAGGGCGATGTCTACGGCTACCTCGACGCCGTGCGGCCAACTGGAGTCCATCATCAGGCGGAACTGGTTGCTGCGCAGCTTGTCCATCTCGTCGTCGACGGCCTCCAGCGCGTTGGCCGCCTTGACGTCGCGCGACTTGATCACGTCACCGGCGGAGTCGACCATCTGGCCCGCGACGCCGCCCATCTCCTCGATCACCGCGTGCAGCTCGGCCGGGATGGCCGAGGCCGGGTAGCGCAGCCGGGCGATCTTCGACACGTGCGCGGCCAGGTCGCCCATCCGCTCGAGGTCGGCGACCATCCGGAGCGCGGCGACCAGCATCCGCAGCTCGTTGGCGACCGGCGCCTGCCGGGCCATCAGTTCGAAGACCTTCTCCTCGACACCTTCGCCGGCCGCGTCCAGTTGGATGTCGGCGGCAATGACCTCTTCGGCCTGCCGGATGTCGGCCGCCAGCAGGGCGGTGGTGGAGCGGCGTACGGCGGTCGACACCGTCCGGGTCATCCGTTCGAGCTCGGCGAGGATGTCGTCGAGCTGCTCGTGATAGGTGTCGCGCATCGTTGTCTGCTTCCGATCTGTGGTGTCCGGTCTCGCCGAGGGCGGGACCGGCCGGGGCACCAGTCAGTACCCACCCACCGTGGACCGTATGCCGTCGAGGTTGCCGGTCGGCGACGAGTGGTGAACGGCCGATGAACAGTTAGGACGCGTTCCGGTCATCCGGTGCTCATTCGGTCTTTCCCTCCTGGTTGCCCGCGTAGCATCGCAGCTGTGGACCCCACGCTGGCTGCGGTGCTGGGCGGCGTCATCGGCGCGGCCCTGGCTCTGCTTTCATTCGGTGCTTTGATGCTCAGTGAGCGTTCTCAGCACAAGATCCCCGTCTCGCCGGAGCCGATCGTGCCGACCGGAGTCGCCACCGTTCTGTCCGTACTGCGCTCGTCGGCGGTCGTGATGGGCCCGGAGGACCAGGTGCTCCAGGCCAGCGCCCCGGCGCACGTGCTCGGCATCGTCCGGGGCGAGCGGCTGGTCGCCGACGAGTTGCTGGAGATG
It encodes:
- the phoU gene encoding phosphate signaling complex protein PhoU encodes the protein MRDTYHEQLDDILAELERMTRTVSTAVRRSTTALLAADIRQAEEVIAADIQLDAAGEGVEEKVFELMARQAPVANELRMLVAALRMVADLERMGDLAAHVSKIARLRYPASAIPAELHAVIEEMGGVAGQMVDSAGDVIKSRDVKAANALEAVDDEMDKLRSNQFRLMMDSSWPHGVEVAVDIALLGRYYERIADHAVSMARRVVYLVTGELPVAVGGTAAGSGAGASTPSPNGNNN